From the Anopheles merus strain MAF chromosome 2L, AmerM5.1, whole genome shotgun sequence genome, the window TTGCTGGGCTGTACTTTACCCCCACAGGCTGTGGAAGGATAACATGAAATAtaagaaatggaaaacacacacacacactcatacagaAAGGGAATATCACATTCTAACAAGCTCAATCAAAGCAAAGATTCccttttgtacaaaaaaaacgactaGGAAAATTGGTGAAAATTCCCCTACCCAACGGTGAGTTTTTTGATTTGCTATTGAAATGGGAATGAAAAACGAACGGTGTGGATCAGTGACGCAGGGACAAAAAGCAGAGAAAATTTAGGGGGAttgggaggggagggggggggggaatgtcAGGATCCGTTGACAGATTGACGAGACTTGCGTGAAGGTTTGATGCTTTGTGCAGCAAGTCCGCAGGGGAGCACTTTTCTTTTACTCTGCATTATTTCGACTACACTCTTCTTTTGCACCAAATTCCAGAACAGGAAAAGCTACAATTCAAGCTTGAACCAACGTCTCTGCCACACAAAATCGCCACTGCAACCGTACGTTTCCCTACTGTCTCACCCACGCAGGACACTTTCGCTCCACCTCAGGAACTTTTTCCCCCTGCTTTGGCACACAGTCACAGTCCGTCGTTTGCCTtcgatcaaacaaaatgtgtcGTTTTCTTATTAgacttttgttgctttttccaCCAGTGCTACTGGTATTGCCttggttttcttttccaatCCTTCCTCACCTCTctcctcgctctctctctctctctctctctctctctctcttccactGTGAAGGCGAAGGGTGAATCCCTGCGACAACTGTTAGCAGCCCGACCAGCAGAAAGCCCCAACACGGCCTCGACGTTTACACGCTCGGCTTGCACTCAACGTACTGAAAGGCGGCCCCCGAGCAGTGGCCCGACCGTGTCGAACGATCTCCGTGGGCACTCATTTGTGCCGTGCCAGGATACTGTGAGTGAAATTCTCATaaacgtgtgtgcgtgtgtgtgtgtgtgtgtgtgtgtgtgtgtgagagagagtaaCCTTCTGTACGTGAAGGCTCGTCCTCGTGCGGGCTTGGAAGCTTTGGCAGTTTGGCGTTGCGTAACAGGGTACCAGCAAACAATGCGGCTTTGGGGATTGGAATTGTCGTGTAAAAAAAGGGGGGAGAAGGGTGTGACGGAGAGCGGAGAAAAGGATGTTTCCCTTCACCGTCGTTACTGATGGGAACACTGACCTCGGATTAtgcgatggtgatggtgattaGCTTTTTAGATAACCGTTGCAcgattacacacacacaggttaTAAAGGATTCGTATGGGGGTAAAGTAGGAGGCATTTATCGGAGGGAAAGAGCGGGAGgatgttttttgttcaatGAATGAAgcgccttttttgtttggtgcgGTGTATAACGGTGTAAGTGATTTTGTGAAGGCAACGACACGGCTTTGTCACTTTTAATGATTATTGACCAATCTGATTGGGTAGCCCATACAGATTGTATTACATTtgcatgtttgttttgcaactTTCGTTTAATGCTTTTCTCAAGAACCTGCTAAAATAGGTACAGAAATATTTTAAGAAGAAGTAAGTTGGGCTAATATGCTTACATAACATGAACTCTACATTTTGATAATAATAGTTAGTTTGGCCTGGTTACAAGGCTACGCAACTAGACTTCAAACATCCCCTTTACTGTAGAAAGTGTGCCAAAATTAATGGTGTCGAAACCAAATTAAACTGATATACTTATGACCCCTTGTACCCCTTAAGAGActtaaaagcaaaaccaaacccaTACAGGTCCTGACACAGATACATAACCTTTTCTGGTTCAAGAACTGCACATTATCTAATGCCGGTCCTgaaactgatactgaacctaTGCCGATCCAGGCACcgatactgaacccatactgATACAGGAACCAATGCTGGTCATACCGGTCCATGAACTGTTCATGAGCGCATCCCGGTCTTGGAACTGGTCATGAAATCATAGCAGTCCtagaactgatactgaacgcatatcggtcctggaacctatcatgaacccatactggttCTGGAACCGATCGTAAACCTATCCTTatcctggaacctatcataaACTTATATCGATCCTGAtatctatcatgaacccatatcTGCCATGGAACATATCATGAACCTATCCCGGtactggaacctatcatgaactcctagcggtcctggaactgatactgaacgcATATTAGTCCTGGAACCGATTATATACTCATATGGGTACTGGAACCTATCACGATCCTATCCCGGTATTGGAATCTATCATGAACCTATCCCAGTCCAGTAACCGATCATGAATCCTTTACCGGCTCTGGAACATATCTTGAACCCATACCGACCCTGGATCCGATCGTGAAGCCATACCGATCCTGAAATAGCTCTCAATTTTGTTCAATTCCTGAAACAGTACCTGGAACTGTTACGGATTTGGAACGATGCCTTGAACCTTGATTTGGGTCTGGAATCGTTACAGATCCAGTTCCAGTCGACAAACCATACCCGGTAGCAAATGTGCTGCGTAGGAAAAAGTGTAGGATATTTAGTAGAACTATCATCTCTAGAACAGGTTGATGATTTTCAACTGCCAGCGTTTCGACGCgtacaaaaaacgaaaaaaaaaaacatgataggGTATGCAACATACATGATCTATGGTCATTTACTATATTCCGTAAGATTAGAGATAGATTAGAGATATAGAAATATTCGTATAAAACATTAACTAAGCCTGATTAAACACAATATTGCTCAACATTTCCCATTGCATCGTGTTCCAAAAACCTCCAAGACCAACGACAAGTGAGCTTcaacatttaaattttgtaattaaaagcCCATTGTTGAATCACTTCTAACGTACGTATTTTCCCGTTTTTATCCCCCAGCCAGAATGTGGCTTCAGCTTTCCTTATCGGGAAACCCCAAGTTCACACGCATCGTCACATCTTCCCTTATTATCGGCCGTTCGATAAAAGGGTAATTTCCGCACGATACTCCACGGACTAGCACACGTACTGGGGGCTGTAAATATACGACCCATTCACCGCATATGTAGCACACCTGTTCCGATAAGCGACGGCTATAAATAGAAGCTATGCTATGATAGTCTTATCACGCTACGGGGATAACAGTGCACGCTTCCCGCGTACAGTAAGCGGGAAAAACTCGCAGCGACATAAGGAACAGGTTGTACAACGATACACACCGGCGATACATGTCAGtgataaggttttttttgtctagtTGGAAGACTTCCCTGTTCTGTTTGTTTCAATGTTGAGCTGCGAAGGTACGGAAAAGGGTATGTTGTCGAGGGTGAGCATTGGGGGCAAAAAAGGTAGGTCCATGCCACTGGTTTACCGTTTGCTGAGTATCGATATCGATGAGACTTTGATAAGCAAGCATATTTGTGCCAACTACTCTCTTACAACGGCAGGATCGttgcaaaaagagagaaaaatagaAGAGACAAAGAGAGACGGAAAAAACCTCGCCGGAACAGTGTTCTGTTACGGAAAACAAACCAGCAGCATGTTCGACTGGGAGCAAATATGTTTCACCAGACCACCACCATCAGGCCTCATCCCTCGGCCGAGCGCATGTAGCAAGTGACACGTCCATTCACTATAACAAGGACCAAGATTAAACACGTACGAAGCCACTCGAGCTGAGCGTAAGCACGGAGCTCTTCAGCATTTTCCCGGGAGGATAGCTTCGGAAAGGATATCACCACCAACTAACCAatactcgcacacacacacacaaagccacAGTTGAACGGAAAGTCACATCAATGGAAAGTCAGCATTATTTCGTGTCGAGTTCTCAAAGGAAGGAACACACTCTCGCTCCAAGCTGAGATCCACTTCGGGCTGGAAACGCTCTCAAAAGCTCTCACAAAACCAACCGCGTGCACGAGGGTAGGTGAGGGCACGAACTCACCAATCAGTGACGTCATTCCGGTCCCGGGCAAAAGAAACATCCGCCGAACCACGCGATGGACGGACATCACTCAAGCTGGGTACTCTCGTGCAATCACACGAACGATTTGCAATGTCTGATTTGCACCGAAACGCTATTATGCTATTAGCCATTTTGCTCGGAGTGTGCTTAGAGGTTGGGAGCGAAAAGAGCGCAACGGGGCAAAGGCGCACTCACATTTGACAGTTAAGCGCACGGAGCGAGTGTGATTTAAATGTAGCGCCTTAGCAACCAATGAGCTTTGAAGGCCGACTGTATCCTCCTCAGCAGGCTGGGCAAACGATGGGAGGAAGCGCTTAGcgagttttgtgtttttggcgGGCATCAGACGTCTAAATTTTTAGTGCATTACCCTACTCGTCCAATGAATCTAATCTTTCTCTACGGTTACACGGTCGCCGGTATCGGGTTGGCCGTTTCGCTGCTTTACCTCGGCCTGTACAACATCTGCCAGCAGCGCAACCTGCGCCTGGTGCTGGAGAGTGCAACCTTTCGGCAGTTCTACGAAGGGTAAGCTGCAAGCGCTGAGGGTAGTTTTTGTGATTAACAGTTCTTGTAacctttctttttcctttctttacaGTCACCGGCTCCATGCGGCGGCACAAAAATACTCGAACCGTCATCGCACGAAGCTGATCACTCGACGCGCGCTGCACAAAATCAATCAACTCGCCCCGCGGGTGCATCTACTCTCGGAGGGCCCCCGCTGGAAGCTGATCTACACTCCCGCCGGCGAAGTGCGTGCCATTCCCCTCTGACGCCATGTGGGAGTGGTGCAGTAGGAGGAAAGCAAAACTATCTGCAACTGCATGTGTGCAAACGGGCAATAAATCATACCGCACGGGAATGATTGTCGATAAGTGTGAACGTTTTTTTTCCCCGGGTACATGCAGGGAAATGCAATGAACCGGtcgttgcacacacacacacacacgtgcagtACGTTTTGTTTTCAGTGCGAAGGATCCCCTTGGGAGGGAccgttggaaaatgttttccgGCAGCATGTGGTGAGTGTATCGGGGCGTATCTGGCAAATGTCATCATGTCAATCAACGGCTGCCGGCTGCGGTGAAAGCGGTCGAATGAAGTAAGTCcggaaaagaaataatttataatGTTAATTGTTTGTTGATATTGAACACGTTGCGATTTGAGATGGATTGATTTggaaaaaagcatttttccgcgtaaatattttaaagcaaATGGTCCATTCGATGATCCTGGGAAAGTGACTGtgaaatattttctgtttgaAACGCATATTGGACTACTAAAAAAGATCGGTTAACTGTGAAAATTAATGTTCAGCCAGCACCAATGACAATGACGATGACTAAAAGCCATGCTAAACGTTATATTTCATCGtggaaaatgttgcaaatAATTGGGAAATACAATATCCTCtctgtttaatttttattggcTCATATTTTGATGAGTATTTTGGGTCAATTGTACAACACATTCAATCACTAAATAGACCTTTAGCCTGGTTTACAGCTCCAATGAAATTGATCGTgaattttggtgttttttttgctgtactttattaaatattcatcAGAATATGGCTTGTcctacaccaaaagaaagggaaTTAAATTCCTCAACTATAAAGCATCCCCAATTAGTTGGGAAATTAAATATCTTTTATTTTGGTGTATGGTAAGCATAATTTTGAGGAAATTCAATGATGTCCACTTTCAAGCAATGGCAAAAGCGATTTTTAAGGGCTACATTTTTGACacgattttaaaatttatcaatGATAACACACTCATACTCACTTACCAAACAATAACATTGGGACATACATTTGTAGCTGTTCATGTGGAAATTGCTGAACAAATGGTACATCCCGTCATAAAACATATCAATCGATCTACAAACTACAAACTGTTGCATTCACGGGCCAATCCACATTTCCATAAATCATGCCCAACTGGCAGTCATGAGGAGCGTCATCCAAAGGGTGTCCATTGTTTGATCGAACTGATCCTTGTCTTAATTTCCTTCTCGACCTCCGAAAGGGTCAAAACACAGCACTCACGTTACGCTCAattgacattgacagtgactggtgccgtatgtgtgtgtgtggctcgtTTCCGTTTACTTTGCAGCAAGATGTTACAagtgaccccccccccccccgcacacgcacacactggcaAGGCCAATACACCCAGTCTCCAGTGGCGCGAAAGTTCAAGTTGAGCTCATCAACCGACCACCCGTCCGAATGGTGCAGATGCGTTTCTGTTCTTCGCCGTGTGATCGTGATTTCTTGCACACCGACCGAGCCCACCCACCCAGCCAGCCAGGCCAGCCCGAACGCACCACGCAAGGTGTCAACGTGGTGGACGTTTTTATTAACCACTTTCTCGCTGCGCTGTGTGCAATTTATTCGTTAATGAACATAGCCGCCAACGATCGCACTGCTTGTCGCTGTTCGATTGACAGCGGAAGGGAAGGAATGGAGTGTCTGTTGGCTGCAAGAAATAACATTTGCAAAGAGCAAAACGATCACTCGCACCCGGAGTGTGATCGAAACTGATCGAGTGCGCAAATGGTAATTTCTGCACTTCCGGAAGATGTTTGCTCTTACGCGGTACATTGCGTTAGATCGGTCTTTGTTAGTTTATTACTGTCGTCTGCGGGCAATAAAACATTCGACGTGTGGAGTTTTTAGAGCTATTTGAGGGCAAGAGATTTGTGCTCAGTGCCGGGGAGGTTAAAAGTCATCGTAAAATACATTACAACGCGTGTGCGAGAAAAGTGAAATATTTGCTATTACATGTATTCTCTCTGTCCCGTAGAGGTTGAAGATCAACTTTAATTAAGACGAATTAATGTTTATTTACAgtgttttatttgtaaatAACATGCAACGTTCGCTCTTTTGGCGTTGAGGATTTGAGAattggaaatgaaaaacatcACTTTTGCTTTGGAATAGTAGTTTAAAAATACTGATGCTCCATAGATTGATGGTACAACTGCATCGAGTTTTCATATGAATATAGCTTGAACTGTCTGAACATCTTAATTTATTTGACCAACCTTGACCTTTTTGCCACAGTTATGTTGTCATTGCCTTTGTTAATTGTTTTAATGGTTTActccagcggtcggcaaacttttgagacaaagggccaactttagtaaatgatcgagtgccgaGGGCCAGGTGAATAcggtttttattattgcgcttaaattattatattttaatcttttagaaacattttaggtattattgttgtttttctgtaattatatcatccaagtatggttcaaaattaatgatacctactttaaaaactaattctaacctttaatcatttgagaatcggcaatagagggctaaaaatgtgatcagtcaaaaaataacaaaataggatcaatatcgcttcttgaagaccccatcctcccacgccgcaaaaaatattgaatatattccggggatgatacaaaagtctgaaaggctgaaaaattatccaagcaaacatagattcagtaattataataatgctttatggacaagtcagatgtcatgccatgtcagatcgATTGATAAATTATGTTGCCCATGAGACAACAGAAAACTCTAaacatgatgaccaaaaaagtgaaccaaccaacttataagcgtgcgcgatcaacgcgTAGCGTTGAtaccccgtagcgtcttaagTGGACTGCGTACAGAAGTCTGACGGCATAAGAACATTTCTGCGTATTGatcaccaacatcttggcactattaggcaacaatcaaagcatcgcaggagagtccaggttcatttttgaggttccaaaaaagctaaaaatgaagacagaggcacaagtggctacattactgtgttgtctgggccgggagatcgatgcaacccgcAAAACTGTGAAATAATATGGgaaaattaacacacatatCAGGAAGTAGAAATCACGTCCACTGACTTCGCAATGGCAAACtatgacgccaaaactcaatgAGTTCATATTAGGTGAATTTCGGTAGAATTTCGACATGACaccctagtccgcaaactggtacaacatccgtcacatgtgttccatcgaatttttctggaccaacatgatgtaaaagctctactctaacaattttaTCGAGAAAACTTAGGATTCCAACAGGCATGTCTTCGTCCATAatggcgaaaattccggataactgatGAAAGGCAACTCCCAAAGTCTTAGATTTATT encodes:
- the LOC121594872 gene encoding uncharacterized protein LOC121594872, translating into MNLIFLYGYTVAGIGLAVSLLYLGLYNICQQRNLRLVLESATFRQFYEGHRLHAAAQKYSNRHRTKLITRRALHKINQLAPRVHLLSEGPRWKLIYTPAGEVRAIPL